Within the Solenopsis invicta isolate M01_SB chromosome 11, UNIL_Sinv_3.0, whole genome shotgun sequence genome, the region ATACATGACTATGGTATAATTTTTGCCTGCTGCCTGATTGAGTCTGCGTTTGATAGCTTTAATAGCGTCTTTTGGTCCATCCTCGGTTTCATTTATAATATCACATATCTCCATGTTAAGCGTCCAATTCTCACTGGGTAAGCTACCATCTGTAGCAGACTCTGAAATGACAAGAGTAACACTGAAGATTCGCTACGTACATATTCCGAGAAAGTATTTCGAGTATTTGATCGATCAGATCGATCATAAGTAAATTGATCggaataaaagatgaaattcgAGCGACAAGAAAAGATGCGTTCCGAGTACGcacttgaaaattatattctttcgaTGTTAATGGAGATTACTCCGTATAAATTTAAGCGGTCCGAAGCAATCCGAAAAGGGGTGCAGTAATCAGGAATGGAGAATAATTATCTCGAGAAATCGAAGAAACGATAAACACCTTTCGATACGATGACGAGAAAGACGATTAAGAGGCACTCACCGATCTTTTGTCCTACTTGCGTAGAAAAGGGATTGCCTACTCCAAAAAGTGACATTTTCTCGGAGCACGTAGGAGGAGCACCTGCGTCGTTAACTCCCGTTCGCACTCACTCGCATACGTATACGTGAAACGTGCCCACTAATCGTTGACAGGATTGACAATTGGCGCACCCTGACAATTTGTCAATTTCGCCTGAGACCGATTGACAGAATCATATGACCTACGCAACGGTAAAGGCGGACTACACAGGACTACACAGAAGCAAACATCGAGTCGCGCAACGCTGCAACGGCTGCAACCGCGCTGCAACGCAAATGTCACGAAAGTGCGCGGTGACCGCCAATCAGCTTCGACTACTTTAacgctgctgctgttgctgctgctgctgctgctgctgctgcactTTGGTTGCCGTTGCCACCCACAAACACAAGCCAGATGCTCGAAAGACAAAACGCCCTTTAATAACTCTATACATTATAggcttgtatatttttttaagcttttACAACTTGGCGACTGtctaagattctttaatatgattcgtttatatattttgatccAACTGAAATTTGAAGGCAAGAgccaatcatattaaagaattctACATGGGCGCAAAGCTGCTTCttctgttgaaaaaaaatatatatataccacATACCCATATATGTATCAAaaggatataaaaaatgtataaaatataataaatgccGTTGTATTGAGATTATTGTAGATAAATGTGATGTACTTGTATTGTTTTATTGtcttaagttttattttgacagGTTCAATTTGCCGCTTAATTTGACGTCATGATGACGCAGTCAAGATACAACTTTTCATTGGGTGGCCGCTATTACGATGCGCAAGCGCAACCCTTGTCTTTTTTTACCATGCACGTATATATGCattgtgtatgtatgtgcacaTATATGCACGTATATGCAGAGCGCAGATGGAGTAGATATTATGGCGCACTGGCGCAGCCTAGAATAAAGTTGGCCGCGCGGTTTACGAATTTTGTCCGTCGTGTTACGCAGACTCCGTAAATTGGTAAGATCGCATTGTTCTCGCGTTATTCCGAATAGAATCACGTGCGCGTCGCGCGACTATCATCGAATCGGGTGTGACGTAAGTCGAAAAGTGCCGCGCGATATATTCTAACGATTTAGTGATTGGTAATCGTCATGTTTTGGCGAGTGAATGTTTTGTGTGCGAACACATCGAGACGAAGACGGAAGAAGCAGCGTTGGCTCAGTCAGAATCGGCGAGTTTCGTGGAATCGCGCGCACGTCCCTcgagttaattattttttcctctCGACTCTCGATACTCGATAAAACCGGGCGTGATCGCCGGGATGAGCACACAAGATCGCACGATCTTGTGCTCCAGGTATTAGTGTGCAAACAATTAATGCGGCAAAGTCGATCTTGCGCGAGTGTCAAAATATACGCACAATGATGGCTGATGGCGCGATTCAAGAGGAAGAGTTGAATGAAGCCCGGGGCACGGGGGACATCAGGCGTCAGCCTGGAACAACCATGGGTAAATCATTTATTGTTGCTTTTCAGTTGGAATTGTAATTGCTTGTCCGTTAAAGTGCTTATCGCCTTCAAtgcacattttatatttgtatgacCGCgatgcaaattaaatattttgtaatattgaacctatttaattaaatatttctaatgtgTTTTCAAATATGATCATTTTAAAACTAAACATAAATTTCTgagattataaaagaaaaaaaattagatttttacatAGCTGTTGTAAGTTTTAGGATAATTATATCTAagagatttttttgtaaatataattttttctaacaagagaaaagagaatttattatacaatatatataaattttttttatctgtttaatagataagtaaaaaattgaatgtGCAAAATAACTCTTTTGAAATGTTGATTGCTTTGGACACATTTTGTTAActtgtttatatttatcatgttaCTAGATTAATGCAATTTTGACTCCGCTGTTGCGCATCAATGTCGGTAAGtctgaaatttttatcttaaattattattatttctcacttaaatactgaaaaatattgtattatacaaaaaaaatataattaattatatgtgtGTAGTTGCGTTTTTTAATagctttattaataaacgtGTCAAAAATAATGCATATAGGTTGTCAGCAGTTTTGCTcaagaaatttagaaaatttcttatgtATGATTCAATTCCGATTCCTGAAGTTACAAATTTGCATTGATATTTCTCTGAAAATAGTTTCGTatcacatataatattattcatattgaTAATATCATTGTATAAACAATTCTTCaaatcattataataaaataaaataattataatctctattataaaataggaaaaaatgtaaaatgttgcATATATTCccatttgttacattttatttcatactTCAGAGTTTcatatttactaaaaatgttcTGCGAAGTGTGAAGAACAAATGGTGgtgtcataaattatatataataagatacaTTATACAATCCTCTTTTTATCACGATATAGAAAtgtgtaaatatgcaaaatcaAATGTTTCTGATTTGAACAGCATAATAGTTTCACTATTAGGTGAAAATGCAGATatccaaaatataatttatcggaACGTACAAATTAGGATGTTGTCTTCACTTTATCATTGGCTAAAATTTCTAATCGTTTAATCACTTTAGCAAGTTCAACGTTTTTATCTAATTTCAAATAATCCACTTTTCGTACGTTATGTATATTGGTCCATGTAGGTAACAGCTTGCACAATTGTCGTATGTGCTCCTCCATTTCTTGCGATGTTAGTTTCGTTCTGaaggaattatttaatttttgtatcacTGATTCCATTGGTAAAACGCTCTTTTTTTCTGCCACGAAGATATTGCGAAGAAGTTTCGCTAATTCGGGAAGTCTGGAGTATAATGCAGCCTCTTTATCTGCATTTGGTGTTCTCGTCATTGCTTCTAATGCCTTGGCCGTTTGTTTAGCACGAACCTGCAATTCAGAAGCGAGcaataaatgcttttaaaatatgaaacaataaatcaGTCAGTTATCTGAAATAATCTTAATTAATCTTACCTTTTCAAGTAAAGCTTTGGGGATACCTTTAAATAGTGTACTCAGATGATTTGTTTGCATGGATGGTGTACTTGGGGGAGTGTCTACAATAGCAATGTTAATCTTTGGAACATTATTCTCTGTTGTTTGGGTTGCAGAATCTTGTGTCAAAGATGAAGATTTGGAAGTTAGATTTGCTTCGGCAAGTCTTTGCAATGCTTTCTCCATACGTGTACCACAATTAAACAGAGATTTAGCTTtgtctgtaaaaaaattttttttaaggaataaTAACCAGTGGATAactttatacgtataaaattgtACCAAGCacatcaacaaaaaataaaaaacctaCATATCCTATAAATAGCTTGATCTCTTTGAAGTGatattttaaatccattttcaaaaattaatttattaattgagaaTCGGGTTGAATAGTGCATAATGCGAGACTGCACAATGTAACTGATCAAGTATTGCGCGCAACAGTGAGCAATACCTTTATACTAATTTCGTTATGTGCTGATTAATCAAGAAAGTTTTGCAACAGCTGATAAGTAAAAACTGAGTTTCACAATTATGCAGACTACGCATTATTATTTAGTCCGTGCAATTTTTTGACCCACTTAAAGTTGTCATTCAGTTTAAGACCACATTATATCATTGAGTATAGTATAATACATGTGTATACTAGAAATATATGCTCTACatattattccaatattttattttctagtgCGCACATAAATAACAACAAAAGCGTttgtaatagataaaaatagaaactttttcatacaaaattcCAAACATTAACATTGTAACTCTTACCAAGAACATCTTTAGCAGTTGGTTTTTCAACGTGAGGTGGTTGTGGTAATACAGCTTGCTCAATTTTCTCGCAAGACTCTACATCAAACTCGGGATGCCAGCGTACTATTTTCTCTCTTGGTATATTCATTAATCTCGGAGTCCCAAGGCTTGACAAAAATTTCTCGTGTTCACTCTTCACTCTTTCTGCAACAGAATAATACATACATTCAAAGATGTGTAATTCACATTTGATACAGATAAaactatttgataaaaataatatgtatacctaataaagcattataaaatttcttccttctttcCAATAATATTGTAGGGTTCATACTGTTTTCAGATGCAGTTTTCAATACGTTATCTGCATCAGGTGTATTTCTGCCATTAATTTCTTCAACTACAGGTGTTAGAActaattcatatttttcatgCTTGGACATTGAACCAAAATTTCGATGCTTTTCTTGATGATAAGTATAACCATCAGGGTAAATAGTTTTGATTTGAGCTAGATGCTCTTGTGTGAAATTACGACGTAATAATTCTTGAACTGCAGGTTTTAGTTTATTGAATGTTATCaattcttttctattaaatagCATTGCTGAAACCTAAAGACAAAATTAAACGtttgacattttattacaaacgtaaatttatttaaaccaCATTAACGACACAGGATATCAagatagtaaaaatattaaaagattcaCACAAGGATAATACCGTATCTACACATCTGAATATCTCAGCCAAAAATCTATAGTTATATGGTAATGCCAATCCAGGTATCTCGCTTTCAGCCAGAGacagatatttttgatatgCCTTAACAGGACTGGATTTCCCTGGACTTGGCGTTGTCTCCTTAGGCTCGAACAAAATTCGCCTTTGAGGACTAGCTATCTTGGAGAGATTTTTATCCTTGGTTGGAGTCAGTAATCCTTTAGTTGGAGATTTATACGTCTTTTGTGGGCtttgtacaaaaagaaaaaaaaatttcaacagaTATATTTGATgatcaaattataataagatgCTCACCTCACAGGAATTTCAAGTTCCACCTTATCAAACTTTTGCATCTGAGGTTTCTCAATCTCAGTCTGTTTTTGTAATTGCTCCAATGTTTGTTCGTGATTGGTGATTCGTCGCATTATGGCTTTCAGCTCTGTCAATCTGGACGACTTGTTGATTCTGTTTTTGATGTCAGTCAAACTTAAGTCTTCATTTCTTGCAAGTCTTTCCATCGTTGAAAGCTTTGACGATGGTGGAGTGAGAGAACCAAGTATGTTGACAGGTTGTTccttttctgtttctttttggACGATATCTTTGGAAATAGCGGCAGAAGCCTTCTTGGGTATCTGTTGCGACTTCTTTTTCGGACTAAGTGTACCTATCTTCTCGAAAGGAACTTTCTTGATCTCTGGATCATTGGCCACTTTTGAAAAGCTCTCTCTGATGTCTGTCTGGCTTTCGTCAATGGTGGAGGGCAATGTACGAGAGCGAGTGGCTCGCATTTTGGGTCTACTCACTTTCGAAGAATCGAATTGAATATTGCGGATCGCTTTGTTGGCCCGAATACCGTCCTTGAAATTTGCGTTATCATTCCGCAACATGATTTTCGGACTGCTTCCCGTCAGACTTGTCTCGTCAGACGCGGATTGCTCCGCCGACTTGCTCTCGATGGTAGTTGTTGTCTGCGCTTGGTTATCCCGCTCTAACAGTAAAATCTTGGATTTGCCGCGTAATTCGTCACACGCCTGTCGTTTGCGCGTATTAAAGTACGCCGTTACTGATGGCTGCGACATAGTCTTTTATGTCTACCGATCGCAGAAACGCACAGGTTATTAACCAAAAGCCCGCCTTTTTATCTCGTTGGCGCGAAACAACACCGCAGACGTCACCACACTCACCACTGCTCACCACTGCTGCTAGATATCGTTGGATATCGTCAGATGTCGTTTTATTAAAAGCCAAATGGCCAAATGCACTGAAAGCAGAGAGAAATGGAGAAACCTGTGAGAGTGGCCTCGGCCACAGTTTATCTGTGACCTGTgacttaattttaaagttatccCGTCCGTAAAATGTGAACTACGTAGTCAAAAATGCCTAATAATCCTGTAGGTAATGTCAACAATTTTGTGGTTCTGTTCCCGTGctatatgagagagagagagagagtgagagagaaggGAGGGGGAGTTGGGTTAGAGATAGACGAAGACGAACAAATCTGCACTTGAATTGATTATCATTGATTAATAAGCTCGGGTATTCCACGTGTTTTAACTAACCTTACTATCGATATTTTCTCAAAGAAAAGTGATGTTATggattatgtattttatatacacaataaAGTTAATAGcaagattattttaaagaaacaatatCATTTACTTTGGGTTTTATCAATGGGTTACAAAGTAGGTATTAAATGATGTAAgaattaaaatgcaataaacGCAATTAAATGTTTTCTATCTCTATTTTAGGCAATGAACATTACGAGAGGAATTGGATTAATCTTTAGTAGGATAAATCACCTAAGAGAACGCTTGTTCGCacctaaaaatttattgtacacaAATATTGGAATATCGATTTCTCTTTCTGGCATAGGAGATGTTTTAGAGCAACATTATGAGATATTGAAGGTTTGTTGACTGTAGGCTCTTACAATTAGAGTGTTtcatataaagttttacaatacTATAATACAATTTGTTCATATTCTTTAGAATGAATGGGACAGATGGTGTTTTACTAGAACAAGAAATATGTGTGTATCTGGCATGTCTATTGGGATAGTTTGTCATTACTGGTATAATTTTTTGGATGCTAGAATGACTGGACGCACTTTTGGTATAGTTTTAAAGAAAGTTATTATAGATCAATTGATTTGCTCACCTCTTTGTATAAGTACATTTTTCTTAACCCTGGCCTTATTGGAGAATAGCAGTTTGTCAGAATTTAAGAATGAAATTAGAAAGAAGGCGCACAAATTATATGTAGCTGAATGGATTATATGGCCTCCAGCacaagttattaacttttatttcctTCCCACGCGATACAGAGTGTTTTACGATAGTATGATATCTCTCGGTTATGACGTGTACACTAGTCACGTGAAATACAATGTTCAAACAGATAgatgatattattttaactagtatttaaatattttgcaaagttacacattaaatgacaaaattaaaatagaactTAATTGTCAATTCGCTGAAAATTTCTTACTATCTAtactacatattttaataattatatttatgtgtgtgtgtgtgtgtgtgtgtgtgtgtgtgcgcgcgcgcgcgcgcgagtatatatgtatatatatgtgtgtgtatgtatataaaattgtaaatgtgaattaagatacaaaatatacaaataaataaatgacgaTTGTTTTTAGCTCGATTTTCGAATCaaactgaaaataattctaaaaaaatgttactttgctCAATGATGAATATTTCAGGCAATAATCCTTGAAATACACAAGGCGCAATTTTTACCTTTTATCATCTTTTATTGTAAGAAAAGCGTAATACATATTTACTTACttaatcttttctttaattgaCTTATGATATGAAGTTTTCTTCGTACACATTAATACTGCTAATATCTTTGATTTTATATCTTTGATGCATGAGAACgacattcttaatttttaaaacattccaTCGTGAATACCGATAGGTACTAGCACAGCTATAAACAGTAGCAAATTACGAGCTACTAGTTTCCAGTCGTTCGGTACTGCATACGGTGCCAAAACGTGCGTCAATCTATgaatcttgaaaataaaatctttataagaaaacattttttattttacaattgttattaaaagtatagtttttatttctcattaatacaagaaattaattcgTTTTTCTTACTTCGTGACTggcacaaataaaaataaacgatgtAACTAATAGATTCAATACTGGAAATCTGGGTAATAGCACAAGTACTCCGTGTGAATCTGCTGCTAGCCATATATGACCTTGCGCAACCAAAGTTTCTAAACTTATTCTACCCAATCCAGCTAAAAGTGCAGAGTGTTTCCCTCGCAATGCCAAGGATGCGTTTCGAAGAGCGATATATCCTATAATCTAATAAGTAACAATTAgcaataaaatagttataaaagaTTGATCAAACATGAGAGGCAGATTAAGTGATAATAATTAAGAAGTTATAGAAGTTATAGAACAGTTTACCGGAATAAACGCGACATAAGAGTGAATTTCCTCACACTCTGATACAGAGTGAcacaaaattgtaaaagtggTATATGCTATTAAGGAAACCAATGCTAGTACAGAGGATAATGCGGTGCCTGGAATGTGATCTATTCTCTGAAGAGCGACAAGACCAGCTCCAAAAGTCAAGCCCCAGACTACACTGTATCTGTCGACTCTCCAACGAGACCACCATTCGCGGATATCATCATCAGTCGTCACAAACAACGCTTTCCAAGGCCTTGTgacaaaaactttttcaaagaaCACCTGCACTGATAAAAGcgtgttactttttttttagtgtaattttcaatttcttagttcAAAGTAGTTTATTACCTCCGACATGTATAGTATGGTAATTATTGATACAAGACCCAAGAGTTTTAGAGCAAAATATAGCAAAGCTCTCGGTCCATATTCTGCTAAACTTCCAGAATATATTCTAGGTGGTAGCCACGCTAAAAAATAAATCACTAGAAACCAAAACGATACCAATGgtacaaaatgataaaattgatatgGCCTGTTCATGCAAAGGCATAAGGATACCGTCAATAAGTTTAATCTAAACATGACCTGAAACACAACAACCAGATTTGAATCTAGGTGAAAATACAATTTCAATGACTTAAATTTTTGCGTTATATAGCTTATACTTTTCTAATACTTACTCTAGCAAATCTAACAAGAGACACATCGCCAGTTTGCCAAAAGTAATAAAAGTGTCCATATCCAGACAGAAATAAGTAAgcagaattaattaatcttaaatacATATAGATCGGTAAGACATTCTTGGCACCAGTGACATGGTATATGAGCACAACCGCTTGCATTAAACCTCTCCATTCATCCGTTTGCTCTCTATTTAACACTCTTGGTCCTCTCTCGCGATCCTCAGTGAAAAATAATCCAAGAGCTAAGATATAGCCGAGTGGTAGCCAAAAACTAAATTCACTATAATACTTGTTCTCCTTCATGAAAAAATTCGTTCTGTAAACgaaagatgagataaatatacatatacacacacacacacatatacacacacacacacacatgtacataagaaaagaaaatgattaAAGCTATTGTGTAATATAAAGACAAAATTACAGATTTTGTTGAGCGATTACTTACCtgtcacataaataaaaataagctaatATAAGGGAAAAGAGGGCCAGTGATGTAACAAGGGTGTAGAAATCTTGTACCTCAGGTTGCTTGATTTCAATGATTTCCGAAGTACCCGCTTCTTCCGTATCTTCTACCTCCTCGGTGGTAACATGAGAATAGGCTACTTCGGAACgatatttgcataattttctGTATAGCCATACTCCTCCTCCTATTGTTAGACTAGACAaagattattacaaaaattattgttcaTGAAGGGAATACACATcgaattaacaaaaaaaaaaaaaattaaatatttacaataatgcaAGCGCAGACAGACTTAACAATTGTAGAGTAGTTGCTGGCTCAGGATAACTGCAACAACTGCCATCATCGAAATTCATGTGATCATTGCagtatgtatttaataatatttggaCTTTATGACGAAGTGACAATGGACTCGCCAAATAACCATCCGGACTTTGCTCAAGAACACCCAAGCCCACTAATTTGCTGCTTTGCCATATACGAGCCTCGCTATGAGACAATATCTGTATGcggcaattataaaatatttatctttttcttcgtATAATCACAGCTAAATATGTCATCGATGTTACCTTCTCGGCCGCTTTATTGCATATATTGATCTGTTTGTTGTCTAAACTCAATAATTGTGCAGGTAGTCTGTCCTTGAGCACAGGATCTTGTAAGAGCCATAGAAACCGAGATCCTTTTTTAGCCAAAAAGTCTATTGGCTGCACTAATCGAATCAAGCCTGTATTGTATTCTGAATAAAGTTGAGCATCACTATTATTATTTGCAAGAATTGCAGCTGCAGCAGAGCCCGCGACAATTACGCTAGGTGCATCTGTCTTCTACAATATCAATGATAtgtaaattttactatttattctCCCGATATCTCTTTCTATACATTTAGTCattaattactatatatattaCCATCCAGCCTCTAAGGTCTGCTATCATAGAATTATCGAGTTGTGGTCTCCATAAGAATTGTACGTTTAATTTGAGTTGCCCATCGTTGAAGCCCAAGTCAGAGTTTTCTGGCAGCTCCGTGAGATCAGATGCTTTGCCATCAATCATAAATTGCGaaacaaaagatttatataattgtcTTACTCTAGTATCAccgataaatataaaatgattatggTGGCCCATGAAAGCTAGATATCTCATACATCTTCTGCTGTCTCTGTGTAaagttatgtaaattttttatatgcaagtcaatatctctctctctctctgaaattaaaaataataatcttacgTTTGAGTATAATGATGCATCATGCATCCGTATGGTTGCCATTCTTTGTCTCCTTTGTATCTGCCTTCTGTCAATAACCATTTGCAAGAATCGCTACCTATAAAAATTATCAGTAATAATCTACTTGTGCCAATAAAATATCTTagaattaaataagtaaaaaatatgcagAATATTGCAAAATCATTATCTTTCAatcataaattttgattaatttttacatattttataaataactaccATAGACAAGATGTATAACGCcatgatatataataaaacagaCAACAAGCGCAGTAGCTAATTTCTTTGCACTTGTTACTGTTATAAGACTAATGAAATGTTCCGCCGATGTCATGAAGAgactgcaaaataaaatttatattttattgcaattttatacttttattgatAATGCATACATGTACCTATTTAAATATGACAATATATCTGACATCAGGAATACTTAAATCTTGCATACCTAATCGAGATGCTctcttccctctctctttctctttctcagatagaaaatatattattgtaattgacaATAATGTACACTAACAATTCTTTCATATAACAAGATGTAAAGTTTCATTCGTATCGATACTCTTCTGAAATGCTATATGATTAAACTGCATGGTTGtagtttattatttgtttaacatgtaaacaagtgacaaaatgatttttacaaaaatatcgcGTTCTTTAGCATGATTTTGTAATAAGTGCAGTGTAATAACACCATACCATGCCTAGTATAATTTACctaaatagtttttatatgTCTTCTATACTATGAAGCAGCTACTGAATCAATGAATTTACAAATGAATACAAATCCTATGCTTGAACAAATTTATTACCTTCCACGTTAATTTACGTGGAATCTACGAACGTGCGTttattctattacatttttatcaatactTTTCTTTTCATTGACTTTCATTGAGTGTTGACAAGAGTGAATCACACATTTATATCACATTTCCTTGTTTGAGGTGTAGAAAGTgtataaagtattaaaagtaCACGTTCGAAAAATATAGTACTACTGGAGAGGAACCTGCCATGCCAGccttttttcttataacgttAAAATCCCGGCtcactaacgacgcacatccatttaggTCGGAgtatgaactaaaattacatccattttgcgacactgtcaataaaaatggttcaagtctatGCTAAAAGCACCTAGTGGGAGTAGTGGGGGTATCCCCATACATTATACACATGTCTTTATATTATTGCTAACGTATGTTGTTTGCAATCATATGTTGCTATTAAAATTGCTCAGCATCTATTGGTAAATTGATACCTTCACGATACGACAACTTTGCATAGCAACTTTGAAATCATCATCAAAATTTgctattgtaataataatattatttatactatcGCACAAAGTTTGGTGTTGCTATCTTGCTGTTAAACTTCtggcaatatatatatatatatatatatattatcggCAGCGTTGCAAATTGGATGTGATACGTAGtactaaatttaaaagtgaACGTCCGATGGCGTTAGTGAACGGGGATTCGATCGACCGACTCCTAACCTGTCCTAACCTCTTTCTTCGAGTTGTGTAAGCGAATCAATTGCACATTATATTTACTATAGTAtgtgaatatttatttacaatatattgtaCGTCTTTTgtattgaaagaaatttttacaatatcatgTTTTTAACAAACGTACTGTTAAAAAAGGCAAAAAGCAAGTAAGTAAAATCAAAACTGAACAAAAATTTGAGGTTAGAATaagtaatatacaattataagtGATAACAAATGTGATTTAGTCACGTAaccaatttcaattttaaataatattaaatattactttgttataatttatactgtataacaaagttaatatgttaaatagaatgttaataaaaagatgagattgata harbors:
- the LOC105198766 gene encoding N-acetylneuraminate 9-O-acetyltransferase isoform X1, with the translated sequence MTSAEHFISLITVTSAKKLATALVVCFIIYHGVIHLVYGSDSCKWLLTEGRYKGDKEWQPYGCMMHHYTQTDSRRCMRYLAFMGHHNHFIFIGDTRVRQLYKSFVSQFMIDGKASDLTELPENSDLGFNDGQLKLNVQFLWRPQLDNSMIADLRGWMKTDAPSVIVAGSAAAAILANNNSDAQLYSEYNTGLIRLVQPIDFLAKKGSRFLWLLQDPVLKDRLPAQLLSLDNKQINICNKAAEKILSHSEARIWQSSKLVGLGVLEQSPDGYLASPLSLRHKVQILLNTYCNDHMNFDDGSCCSYPEPATTLQLLSLSALALFLTIGGGVWLYRKLCKYRSEVAYSHVTTEEVEDTEEAGTSEIIEIKQPEVQDFYTLVTSLALFSLILAYFYLCDRTNFFMKENKYYSEFSFWLPLGYILALGLFFTEDRERGPRVLNREQTDEWRGLMQAVVLIYHVTGAKNVLPIYMYLRLINSAYLFLSGYGHFYYFWQTGDVSLVRFARVMFRLNLLTVSLCLCMNRPYQFYHFVPLVSFWFLVIYFLAWLPPRIYSGSLAEYGPRALLYFALKLLGLVSIITILYMSEVFFEKVFVTRPWKALFVTTDDDIREWWSRWRVDRYSVVWGLTFGAGLVALQRIDHIPGTALSSVLALVSLIAYTTFTILCHSVSECEEIHSYVAFIPIIGYIALRNASLALRGKHSALLAGLGRISLETLVAQGHIWLAADSHGVLVLLPRFPVLNLLVTSFIFICASHEIHRLTHVLAPYAVPNDWKLVARNLLLFIAVLVPIGIHDGMF
- the LOC105198764 gene encoding DNA replication factor Cdt1, with the translated sequence MSQPSVTAYFNTRKRQACDELRGKSKILLLERDNQAQTTTTIESKSAEQSASDETSLTGSSPKIMLRNDNANFKDGIRANKAIRNIQFDSSKVSRPKMRATRSRTLPSTIDESQTDIRESFSKVANDPEIKKVPFEKIGTLSPKKKSQQIPKKASAAISKDIVQKETEKEQPVNILGSLTPPSSKLSTMERLARNEDLSLTDIKNRINKSSRLTELKAIMRRITNHEQTLEQLQKQTEIEKPQMQKFDKVELEIPVSPQKTYKSPTKGLLTPTKDKNLSKIASPQRRILFEPKETTPSPGKSSPVKAYQKYLSLAESEIPGLALPYNYRFLAEIFRCVDTVSAMLFNRKELITFNKLKPAVQELLRRNFTQEHLAQIKTIYPDGYTYHQEKHRNFGSMSKHEKYELVLTPVVEEINGRNTPDADNVLKTASENSMNPTILLERRKKFYNALLERVKSEHEKFLSSLGTPRLMNIPREKIVRWHPEFDVESCEKIEQAVLPQPPHVEKPTAKDVLDKAKSLFNCGTRMEKALQRLAEANLTSKSSSLTQDSATQTTENNVPKINIAIVDTPPSTPSMQTNHLSTLFKGIPKALLEKVRAKQTAKALEAMTRTPNADKEAALYSRLPELAKLLRNIFVAEKKSVLPMESVIQKLNNSFRTKLTSQEMEEHIRQLCKLLPTWTNIHNVRKVDYLKLDKNVELAKVIKRLEILANDKVKTTS
- the LOC105198766 gene encoding N-acetylneuraminate 9-O-acetyltransferase isoform X2, translating into MTSAEHFISLITVTSAKKLATALVVCFIIYHGVIHLVYGSDSCKWLLTEGRYKGDKEWQPYGCMMHHYTQTDSRRCMRYLAFMGHHNHFIFIGDTRVRQLYKSFVSQFMIDGKASDLTELPENSDLGFNDGQLKLNVQFLWRPQLDNSMIADLRGWMKTDAPSVIVAGSAAAAILANNNSDAQLYSEYNTGLIRLVQPIDFLAKKGSRFLWLLQDPVLKDRLPAQLLSLDNKQINICNKAAEKILSHSEARIWQSSKLVGLGVLEQSPDGYLASPLSLRHKVQILLNTYCNDHMNFDDGSCCSYPEPATTLQLLSLSALALFLTIGGGVWLYRKLCKYRSEVAYSHVTTEEVEDTEEAGTSEIIEIKQPEVQDFYTLVTSLALFSLILAYFYLCDRTNFFMKENKYYSEFSFWLPLGYILALGLFFTEDRERGPRVLNREQTDEWRGLMQAVVLIYHVTGAKNVLPIYMYLRLINSAYLFLSGYGHFYYFWQTGDVSLVRFARVMFRLNLLTVSLCLCMNRPYQFYHFVPLVSFWFLVIYFLAWLPPRIYSGSLAEYGPRALLYFALKLLGLVSIITILYMSEVFFEKVFVTRPWKALFVTTDDDIREWWSRWRVDRYSVVWGLTFGAGLVALQRIDHIPGTALSSVLALVSLIAYTTFTILCHSVSECEEIHSYVAFIPVNCSITSITS
- the LOC105198765 gene encoding mpv17-like protein 2, coding for MDYVFYIHNKVNSKIILKKQYHLLWVLSMGYKAMNITRGIGLIFSRINHLRERLFAPKNLLYTNIGISISLSGIGDVLEQHYEILKNEWDRWCFTRTRNMCVSGMSIGIVCHYWYNFLDARMTGRTFGIVLKKVIIDQLICSPLCISTFFLTLALLENSSLSEFKNEIRKKAHKLYVAEWIIWPPAQVINFYFLPTRYRVFYDSMISLGYDVYTSHVKYNVQTDR